A genomic window from Candidatus Denitrolinea symbiosum includes:
- a CDS encoding deoxynucleoside kinase — MKKFVVVAGNIGVGKSTLVGMLCARLGWEPFYESVAENPYLADFYRDMTAWSFHSQVFFLTHRLKAHHELSLRPSAVIQDRSVYEDAEIFAQNLFLQGHIRPRDYQTYRELYETALRFLPPPDLVIYLRASVSTLLERITRRGRDYEQEIAPDYLSSLNQLYENWLGGFSLCPVLTVPGDDLDFVAHPGHLGLIVSKMQEKLTGRDEVRFGAEEVARAAED, encoded by the coding sequence ATGAAAAAATTCGTTGTCGTTGCGGGAAACATCGGCGTCGGAAAGTCCACGCTGGTGGGGATGTTGTGCGCCCGGCTGGGCTGGGAGCCGTTTTACGAGTCGGTCGCCGAGAATCCCTACCTGGCCGATTTCTATCGCGACATGACCGCCTGGTCCTTTCATTCGCAAGTCTTCTTCCTGACCCACCGGCTGAAGGCGCACCACGAACTTTCCCTGCGCCCCTCGGCCGTCATCCAGGACCGCAGCGTGTACGAAGACGCGGAGATCTTCGCCCAGAATCTTTTTTTGCAGGGACACATCCGCCCGCGCGACTATCAGACCTACCGCGAACTCTATGAGACGGCGCTGCGCTTCCTCCCGCCCCCGGACCTGGTCATCTATCTGCGGGCTTCGGTCTCCACCCTGCTGGAGCGCATCACGCGCCGCGGGCGCGACTATGAGCAGGAGATCGCCCCCGATTATCTATCCAGCCTGAACCAGCTCTACGAAAACTGGCTGGGAGGGTTCAGCCTCTGCCCGGTGTTGACCGTGCCGGGCGACGACCTCGATTTTGTGGCGCACCCCGGCCACCTGGGATTGATCGTCTCCAAGATGCAGGAGAAGTTGACCGGCCGTGACGAGGTGAGATTCGGGGCCGAGGAAGTGGCCCGCGCCGCGGAGGATTGA
- a CDS encoding methionine-sulfoxide reductase catalytic subunit MsrP produces the protein MFRSNIPTSEITPKEVYLSRRDFMKAAAVTAAGALLAACAPRASSSDAPAPAVELTDTLTPLEDVTSYNNYYEFSGDKQAVGPLARDFHPRPWDVEVGGLVNNPKTYAIEDLLAKFPQEERVYRLRCVEAWSMVIPWTGFPLAKLLAEAQPASAARYVRFVSVLRPEEMPGQKSPFYQWPYQEGLRLDEAMNDLTLLATGLYGESLPNQNGAPIRLVVPWKYGFKSIKGIVKIELTDSQPETLWNTASPREYGFYSNVNPSVPHPRWSQASERRIGEFARRPTLMFNGYEKEVAYLYEGMDLKLNY, from the coding sequence ATGTTCCGATCCAACATCCCTACGTCCGAGATCACGCCGAAGGAAGTCTATCTCTCGCGCCGCGACTTCATGAAAGCCGCCGCAGTGACCGCCGCCGGCGCGCTGCTGGCCGCCTGCGCGCCGCGCGCCTCCAGTTCCGACGCTCCCGCGCCCGCCGTCGAATTGACCGACACCCTCACCCCGCTCGAAGACGTGACCAGTTACAACAACTACTATGAGTTCAGCGGGGATAAACAGGCGGTGGGACCGCTCGCCAGAGACTTCCATCCCCGCCCGTGGGACGTGGAAGTGGGCGGGCTGGTCAACAACCCAAAAACCTACGCCATCGAAGACCTGCTGGCGAAATTCCCGCAGGAGGAGCGCGTCTACCGCCTGCGCTGCGTGGAGGCCTGGAGCATGGTCATCCCGTGGACGGGATTCCCGCTCGCGAAACTGCTGGCCGAAGCGCAGCCCGCCTCCGCCGCGCGGTACGTCCGCTTCGTTTCCGTCCTGCGTCCTGAGGAAATGCCCGGGCAAAAGAGTCCCTTCTACCAATGGCCCTACCAGGAGGGACTGCGCCTCGACGAGGCCATGAACGACCTGACGCTCCTCGCCACCGGTCTCTACGGAGAGTCCCTCCCCAACCAGAACGGCGCGCCGATCCGTCTCGTCGTCCCGTGGAAGTACGGATTCAAATCCATCAAGGGCATCGTCAAGATCGAGTTGACCGACTCCCAGCCGGAAACATTGTGGAATACCGCCTCGCCGCGCGAATACGGCTTCTACTCCAACGTCAACCCCAGCGTGCCGCACCCGCGCTGGTCGCAGGCCAGCGAGCGCCGCATCGGCGAATTTGCCCGCCGCCCCACGTTGATGTTCAACGGTTACGAAAAAGAAGTGGCGTACCTGTACGAAGGCATGGACTTGAAATTGAATTATTAG
- a CDS encoding atypical (a) SDRs, subgroup 2, translated as MTEKLILVTGATGYVGGRLAPRLLDAGYRVRCLVRDPSRLEGFAWAKRVEVVACDLSDPDLAAQAMRGVSAAYYLIHGQQGGRGSAEYDLQLARNFASAAERADVERVIYLGELVDPTARLSPYLRSRHETGSQLRYSHVPVTEFRAGMIVGSGSALFEMVRYLTEREPVLVCPAWFFSQAQPIAIRDALSYLIAALDVPESVGRVIEIGGPTRLTYAEMLLGYARERGLKRRLIRTPVYAPRLSAYWVHMVTPIHWRIVLPLIEGLRANLIVRDEAAQRLFPRIQPMDFRTAVRLALGRIQRDDVETSWSDALVTVMGNVKPYEFTVEEGMFIERRQMLTDLPPETVFRSYTGIGGERGWLFMDWSWSLRGWLDKLVGGVGLRRGRRHPDEIRSGESLDFWRVEQVEPGRLMRLRAEMKLPGKAWLQFTSAPREGKTLLAVDAYFAPHGFFGFVYWYAMWPFHKFIFDGLMRGVASRARMLAR; from the coding sequence ATGACCGAAAAACTCATCCTCGTCACCGGCGCGACCGGCTATGTGGGCGGACGGCTGGCGCCGCGCCTGCTGGACGCCGGCTACCGCGTCCGCTGTCTCGTGCGCGACCCGTCGCGGCTGGAGGGCTTCGCGTGGGCGAAACGCGTGGAAGTCGTCGCGTGCGACCTGAGCGATCCCGACCTCGCCGCGCAGGCGATGCGCGGCGTCTCGGCCGCGTATTATCTCATCCACGGTCAGCAGGGCGGACGCGGCAGCGCCGAATACGACCTGCAACTGGCGCGCAACTTCGCCTCGGCCGCGGAACGGGCGGACGTGGAGCGCGTCATCTATCTCGGCGAACTGGTGGACCCGACCGCGCGCCTCTCGCCGTACCTGCGTTCGCGCCACGAGACCGGCTCGCAACTGCGCTACAGCCACGTCCCGGTGACGGAATTCCGCGCCGGCATGATCGTCGGCTCCGGCTCGGCGCTGTTCGAGATGGTGCGCTATCTCACCGAGCGCGAGCCGGTGCTGGTTTGTCCCGCCTGGTTCTTTTCGCAGGCGCAGCCCATCGCCATCCGCGACGCGCTCTCGTATCTCATCGCCGCGCTGGACGTCCCCGAATCCGTCGGCCGCGTCATCGAGATCGGCGGGCCGACGCGTCTCACCTACGCGGAGATGCTGCTCGGTTACGCCCGCGAGCGCGGACTGAAGCGGCGCCTCATCCGCACGCCGGTTTACGCGCCGCGGCTTTCGGCGTATTGGGTACACATGGTCACGCCGATCCACTGGCGTATCGTGCTGCCGCTCATCGAGGGACTGCGCGCCAACCTCATCGTCCGGGACGAGGCCGCGCAGCGGCTCTTCCCGCGCATCCAGCCGATGGACTTTCGGACCGCCGTCCGCCTCGCGCTGGGACGCATCCAACGCGACGACGTGGAGACCTCCTGGTCCGACGCGCTGGTCACCGTGATGGGCAACGTCAAGCCGTACGAGTTCACCGTCGAAGAGGGCATGTTCATCGAGAGGCGGCAAATGCTGACCGACCTGCCGCCCGAAACCGTCTTCCGCTCCTACACGGGGATCGGCGGCGAGCGCGGCTGGCTCTTCATGGACTGGTCGTGGTCCCTGCGCGGCTGGCTGGACAAACTCGTGGGCGGCGTGGGACTGCGGCGCGGCCGCCGTCACCCCGACGAGATCCGCTCCGGCGAGTCGCTCGATTTCTGGCGCGTGGAGCAGGTGGAGCCCGGCCGTCTCATGCGGCTGCGCGCCGAGATGAAACTGCCGGGCAAGGCCTGGCTCCAGTTTACGTCAGCGCCGCGCGAGGGCAAAACCCTGCTCGCCGTCGACGCGTATTTCGCGCCGCACGGCTTCTTCGGCTTCGTTTATTGGTACGCCATGTGGCCGTTCCATAAATTCATCTTCGACGGATTGATGCGCGGCGTCGCCTCGCGGGCGCGCATGTTGGCGCGCTGA
- a CDS encoding NAD(P)-binding protein → MLILVTGATGYIASRLIPRLLERGCRVRALARDPRRLDGRGWPRFVEIFPGDVTDAASLAPALEGVHTAYYLIHNMSSGRGYTERELEGARNFAAACEAAGVRHIIYLGGLADPEQRLAPHMRSRIETGRVLREGRVPVTEFRAGVIAGAGSISFEMIRFVVGLFPLIPGPMWLRNKSQPIAVQNVIDYLLAALDNPGGQGQAFEIGGPRVATYGELMLRFARLCGLKRRLLLLPGLPVWFMAFGIGLVTPVPRRIAYALVGGLSSDSLVLHPEALRVFPEVALVDFDSAARAALDELHPSRVERVWTPGRRVGSLRHEGFFILHRAVPAGGEFRNDLQLPGWEIELRDSQRSLLHRSRPCGEEWIEQGVADRGIVTTYFFAPRGFGGFLYWYFLYPFRVIFFRGLARRVQRIK, encoded by the coding sequence ATGCTCATCCTCGTCACCGGCGCGACCGGCTACATCGCCAGCCGCCTCATCCCCCGACTTTTGGAACGCGGCTGCCGCGTCCGCGCTTTGGCGCGCGACCCGCGTCGGCTCGACGGGCGCGGCTGGCCCCGCTTCGTCGAGATTTTCCCCGGCGACGTGACGGACGCGGCCAGCCTCGCGCCCGCGCTGGAGGGAGTCCACACCGCCTACTATCTCATCCACAACATGTCCAGCGGGCGCGGCTACACGGAGAGGGAACTCGAAGGCGCGCGCAACTTCGCCGCGGCGTGCGAGGCGGCGGGCGTGAGGCACATCATCTACCTCGGCGGGCTGGCCGACCCCGAACAGCGCCTCGCGCCGCACATGCGTTCGCGCATCGAGACGGGACGCGTCCTGCGCGAGGGCAGAGTCCCCGTCACCGAGTTCCGCGCGGGCGTCATCGCCGGGGCGGGCAGCATCTCCTTCGAGATGATCCGCTTCGTCGTCGGGCTGTTTCCGCTCATCCCGGGCCCGATGTGGCTGCGCAACAAGTCCCAGCCCATCGCCGTCCAAAACGTGATTGACTACTTGCTCGCCGCGCTCGACAACCCAGGCGGGCAGGGACAGGCCTTCGAGATCGGCGGCCCCCGCGTCGCCACCTACGGCGAGTTGATGTTGCGTTTCGCGCGCCTGTGCGGACTGAAACGCCGCCTGCTGCTGCTGCCCGGACTCCCGGTCTGGTTCATGGCGTTCGGCATCGGCCTGGTGACGCCCGTCCCGCGCCGCATCGCCTATGCCCTCGTCGGCGGACTCTCCAGCGACAGCCTCGTTCTCCATCCCGAGGCCCTGCGCGTCTTCCCCGAAGTGGCTCTCGTGGACTTCGACTCCGCCGCCCGCGCCGCGCTGGACGAACTGCATCCCTCCCGCGTCGAGCGCGTCTGGACTCCGGGCAGGCGCGTCGGCTCGCTCAGGCACGAGGGATTCTTCATTTTGCATCGCGCCGTCCCGGCTGGCGGCGAATTCCGCAACGACCTTCAATTGCCGGGCTGGGAAATCGAACTGCGGGATTCCCAGCGAAGCCTGCTTCATCGTTCCCGTCCATGCGGCGAGGAGTGGATCGAGCAGGGCGTCGCGGACCGCGGTATCGTCACAACTTATTTCTTCGCCCCGCGCGGCTTCGGCGGATTTCTCTACTGGTATTTTCTGTATCCGTTTCGCGTTATCTTTTTTCGCGGACTCGCCAGACGGGTTCAAAGAATCAAATGA
- a CDS encoding vitamin B12 ABC transporter substrate-binding protein: MLRKMLFIVLLAALTLAACAPAVPSKGAAGIALTDGLGREVKLESPAQRVVSLAPSNTEILFALGAGDRVVGRDEASDYPEAALALPTVGGWSGFSAEAIVALKPDLVLAAEINSPELAAQLEKLGVTVYYLSNPKTLEDLYKNIEIVATLTGRDPSKLTDSLKARVAAVDEKIAPLSEKPAVFYEVDATDPSKPWTSGPGTFIDLLITRAGGVNVVSLAGIAEPYPQISLEQLVVAPPDIIILGDSNYGVTPEAVKTRPGWETLAAVVNGKVFPFDDNLVSRPGPRLVDGLEALARLLHPEAFK; the protein is encoded by the coding sequence ATGCTTCGAAAAATGCTTTTTATCGTCCTCCTCGCCGCGTTGACGCTCGCGGCGTGCGCGCCCGCCGTCCCGTCGAAGGGCGCGGCGGGGATCGCGCTCACCGACGGCCTCGGCCGCGAGGTCAAGTTGGAATCGCCCGCGCAGCGCGTCGTCTCGCTGGCGCCGTCCAATACCGAAATCCTGTTCGCGCTCGGCGCGGGGGACCGGGTCGTGGGACGCGACGAGGCCTCGGATTATCCCGAAGCGGCGCTCGCCCTGCCCACCGTCGGCGGTTGGAGCGGGTTCAGCGCCGAGGCCATCGTGGCGCTCAAACCCGACCTCGTGCTGGCCGCCGAGATCAATTCGCCCGAACTGGCGGCGCAACTCGAGAAACTCGGCGTGACGGTGTATTATCTCTCGAACCCGAAGACGCTCGAAGACTTGTATAAGAACATCGAGATCGTCGCTACGCTGACGGGGCGCGACCCGTCGAAGTTGACCGACTCGCTTAAGGCGCGCGTGGCCGCGGTGGACGAGAAGATCGCGCCGCTCAGCGAGAAACCCGCGGTGTTCTACGAGGTGGACGCGACCGACCCGTCGAAGCCCTGGACTTCGGGCCCCGGCACGTTCATTGATCTTTTGATCACGCGCGCCGGCGGCGTGAACGTGGTCTCGCTGGCGGGCATCGCCGAGCCGTATCCGCAGATCAGCCTCGAGCAGTTGGTGGTGGCCCCGCCCGACATCATCATCCTCGGCGACTCGAATTACGGCGTCACCCCCGAAGCGGTCAAGACGCGCCCAGGCTGGGAAACGCTGGCCGCTGTGGTCAATGGGAAGGTCTTCCCGTTTGACGATAACCTGGTCTCCCGTCCCGGCCCGCGCCTGGTGGACGGCCTCGAAGCGCTGGCGCGTTTGCTTCATCCAGAGGCCTTTAAGTAG
- a CDS encoding iron ABC transporter permease: MSRPLLLSLALLAAALILSLAVGSVFIPPDELWKILRGAGESTFAVILWNIRLPRTALIALAGAALGGSGAAYQGLFRNPLADPFLIGVASGAGLGAVLAMSIRWPYSFWGLMAVPLAAFLAALLTVFLVYQLARVGRTVPTTNLILAGVAFSSFATSLTSFLMIRSTNEVRRALGYLLGGISLTGWDAVLSLLPYLALGLGGLLLSGQALNLLQFGDDQAQQMGLNVTRARAFILAAASLTTAAAVAFAGIIGFIGLVVPHIVRIWFGADYRRVVPLSVLGGASALLLSDVIARVVLAPQELPVGIVTALVGAPFFLWVLRRAKNQGYW; this comes from the coding sequence ATGTCCCGCCCTCTCCTCCTCTCCCTCGCCCTTCTCGCCGCGGCGCTGATTCTCAGCCTCGCGGTCGGTTCCGTGTTCATCCCTCCCGATGAACTCTGGAAGATTCTGCGCGGCGCGGGCGAGTCTACTTTCGCGGTCATCCTTTGGAACATCCGCCTGCCGCGCACGGCGTTGATCGCGCTGGCGGGCGCGGCGCTGGGCGGGAGCGGCGCGGCGTATCAGGGACTCTTCCGCAACCCGCTGGCGGACCCGTTCCTCATCGGCGTCGCTTCGGGCGCGGGGCTGGGCGCGGTCCTCGCGATGAGCATCCGCTGGCCGTACTCGTTCTGGGGATTGATGGCGGTCCCGCTGGCGGCGTTCCTCGCCGCGCTGCTCACCGTGTTCCTCGTCTATCAACTGGCGCGCGTCGGGCGCACCGTCCCGACCACCAACCTGATTTTGGCGGGCGTGGCGTTCTCCTCCTTCGCCACCTCCCTGACCTCGTTCCTGATGATCCGCTCGACGAACGAAGTGCGCCGCGCGCTCGGCTACCTCCTCGGCGGGATCAGCCTGACGGGCTGGGACGCCGTCCTCAGCCTGCTTCCGTATCTCGCCCTCGGGCTGGGCGGACTGCTCCTCAGCGGGCAGGCGCTCAACCTGCTGCAATTCGGCGACGACCAGGCGCAGCAGATGGGACTCAACGTGACGCGCGCCCGCGCCTTCATCCTCGCCGCCGCCTCCCTGACGACGGCTGCCGCGGTGGCTTTCGCGGGGATCATCGGCTTCATCGGACTCGTCGTCCCGCACATCGTCCGCATCTGGTTCGGCGCGGACTACCGACGCGTGGTCCCGCTCTCGGTCCTTGGCGGCGCGTCGGCGCTGCTCCTCTCCGACGTGATCGCGCGCGTCGTCCTCGCGCCGCAGGAATTGCCCGTCGGGATCGTCACCGCGCTGGTCGGCGCGCCGTTCTTCCTGTGGGTGCTACGCCGCGCGAAGAATCAGGGGTATTGGTGA
- a CDS encoding heme ABC transporter ATP-binding protein: MLRIENLSVSYNSREILHGVSLDVQSGELLALIGPNGAGKSTLIRAVSGVIPSSAGRVRANGDDFHALTPIQRARYIAVVPQAISLPPAFSVWETVLMGRTPHLGFLGHASRADEELARRALERVHAEGLAERRVGELSGGESQRVLLARALCQSTPILLLDEPTAHLDLQYQVSLLELTRKLVREDNLAVLVALHDLNLAARYADRVALMVDGRIAALGSPREVLTPELISRAYGLPVEVVQHPLFESPLVLPR; this comes from the coding sequence ATGTTACGAATAGAAAACCTTTCTGTCTCATATAACTCCCGTGAAATTTTGCACGGCGTCTCCCTCGACGTGCAATCGGGTGAACTGCTGGCGTTGATCGGGCCGAACGGCGCGGGCAAATCCACGCTGATACGCGCGGTCAGCGGCGTGATCCCCTCCTCGGCGGGACGCGTCCGCGCCAACGGCGACGACTTCCACGCGCTGACGCCCATCCAGCGGGCGAGGTACATCGCGGTTGTCCCGCAGGCCATCTCGCTCCCGCCTGCCTTCAGCGTCTGGGAGACGGTCTTGATGGGACGGACGCCGCACCTGGGATTCCTCGGTCACGCCTCCCGCGCGGACGAGGAACTGGCGCGGCGCGCCCTCGAACGCGTCCATGCGGAGGGACTCGCCGAGCGGCGCGTCGGCGAATTGTCGGGCGGCGAAAGCCAGCGTGTGCTGTTGGCGCGGGCATTGTGCCAGTCCACGCCCATCCTGCTGTTGGACGAACCGACCGCGCACCTCGATTTGCAGTACCAGGTCAGCCTGCTGGAGTTGACGCGGAAACTCGTCCGCGAAGATAATCTCGCCGTGCTGGTCGCCCTCCACGATCTCAACCTCGCGGCGCGTTACGCGGACCGCGTCGCGCTGATGGTGGACGGACGCATCGCCGCGCTGGGCTCCCCGCGCGAGGTGTTGACTCCCGAACTGATCTCCCGCGCCTACGGCCTGCCCGTGGAAGTGGTGCAGCATCCGCTGTTCGAGTCCCCGCTGGTTTTGCCGCGCTGA
- a CDS encoding permease: MPTLLQFLLAALAAVAAGAVNALAGGGTLITFPVLVALGIPAVSANVTNTVALCPGYLGGTLAQKADLQGQAKRLRAVLPAAVLGGVFGGWLLLQTGEKLFTDLIPWLILLASGLLAVQDPVRSWMTRRLARPRAGAASPDAAPLAVGIASVYGGYFGAGLSVVVLSALGLTLDDSLTRLNALKQAVAFAVNTAAALFFVFSGKVVWPLALVMMVSALLGGILGGKLAGRVKPSTLRWTVVTIGVIISVVYFARG, translated from the coding sequence ATGCCCACCCTCCTCCAATTCCTCCTCGCCGCGCTGGCTGCCGTGGCCGCGGGCGCGGTCAACGCCCTCGCCGGCGGCGGGACGCTCATCACCTTCCCCGTGCTGGTCGCGCTGGGCATCCCGGCCGTCTCCGCCAACGTCACCAACACGGTGGCGCTCTGTCCCGGCTACCTCGGCGGGACGCTGGCGCAAAAAGCGGACCTGCAGGGCCAGGCCAAACGTCTCCGGGCCGTCCTGCCCGCGGCCGTTCTCGGCGGCGTCTTCGGCGGCTGGCTGCTCCTGCAGACCGGCGAAAAACTCTTTACCGACCTCATCCCCTGGCTGATCCTCCTCGCTTCGGGACTGCTCGCGGTCCAGGACCCCGTCCGCAGTTGGATGACGCGCCGCCTCGCCCGACCTCGCGCGGGCGCGGCCTCCCCGGACGCCGCCCCGCTGGCGGTCGGGATCGCCTCCGTCTACGGCGGCTACTTCGGCGCGGGACTGAGCGTCGTCGTCCTCTCGGCCCTCGGCCTGACCCTCGACGATTCGCTGACGCGTCTCAACGCCCTCAAACAGGCCGTCGCCTTTGCGGTCAACACGGCAGCCGCGCTCTTCTTCGTCTTTTCGGGGAAGGTCGTCTGGCCGCTGGCGCTCGTGATGATGGTCAGCGCGCTCCTCGGTGGGATTCTCGGCGGGAAACTGGCCGGGCGCGTCAAACCCTCCACGCTGAGGTGGACGGTGGTGACGATCGGCGTGATCATTTCCGTCGTTTACTTCGCGCGCGGATAG